One window of the Sphaerochaeta associata genome contains the following:
- a CDS encoding tripartite tricarboxylate transporter permease yields the protein MFDMFVTGFSMIANPMAYLLILIGSILGIFFGAVPGMTSSMGIALVLPVTYSMGIVEGMAILLGIYIGSISGGLITAILFNIPGTPASIATTFDGYPMAMRGEGGKALRVGMFYSFLGGMFSLLVLFYVSPPLAKFALKFGPVEYFSIGILSLTLIASLSGDDLVKGIISAMIGVALTTIGMAPIDSVKRFTFGIGALNGGVQLLPVLIGVYAVLEILKSAENSDAGYGEIPAFKAKGLGVSLKEFKQQFVNFVRSSVVGTVIGILPGLGATISNILAYSIAKDSSNHPEKFGTGVVDGLIASETANNAVSGGAMIPMLTMGIPGDAGTAMLLAAFMLHGITPGPLLFREHGPIVYSIFAILIVANVFTLIIEMYGLKVFLKLLDIPKQFLYPIIIVLATIGAYGLNNRLFDVLCIFIFAVLGYVLDKNEFPLAPLVLGFVIGPIIELNLRRGLMSTYGSFGAFFTRPISAVVLVMTLVLLVFSSLKSRKRQKTART from the coding sequence ATTGGCTCGATTCTTGGGATTTTCTTTGGTGCTGTTCCAGGAATGACGTCTTCTATGGGAATTGCACTCGTATTACCCGTAACATACAGTATGGGTATCGTTGAGGGGATGGCCATACTGCTGGGTATCTATATCGGCAGTATTTCAGGAGGTCTGATTACAGCGATTCTTTTTAACATCCCTGGGACTCCTGCGTCCATAGCAACAACCTTTGATGGATATCCCATGGCTATGCGGGGAGAGGGTGGAAAAGCCCTACGAGTTGGCATGTTCTATTCGTTCCTTGGTGGAATGTTCAGCTTGCTGGTTTTGTTCTATGTTTCTCCGCCCTTGGCAAAATTCGCCTTGAAATTCGGTCCTGTTGAATACTTCTCCATTGGTATTCTCTCATTAACCTTGATTGCCAGTCTAAGCGGCGATGATTTAGTGAAAGGCATTATTAGTGCGATGATCGGTGTTGCTCTGACTACCATCGGGATGGCTCCCATCGATAGTGTGAAGCGCTTTACGTTCGGAATCGGGGCCCTGAATGGTGGTGTACAGCTTTTACCGGTTCTTATCGGTGTATATGCAGTATTGGAAATTTTGAAGTCTGCTGAAAATAGTGATGCAGGATATGGGGAGATTCCTGCATTCAAAGCGAAAGGCTTAGGCGTCAGTCTGAAAGAGTTCAAACAACAATTTGTAAATTTCGTCCGTTCTTCAGTCGTAGGTACTGTTATTGGCATTCTCCCGGGTTTGGGTGCCACCATTTCCAATATTCTTGCATATTCCATTGCCAAGGACTCTAGCAACCACCCGGAGAAGTTCGGTACTGGAGTAGTAGATGGCCTTATTGCTTCCGAGACCGCAAATAATGCTGTCTCCGGCGGTGCAATGATTCCAATGCTTACCATGGGTATTCCTGGTGATGCTGGTACCGCTATGTTGCTTGCAGCCTTCATGTTGCACGGCATTACGCCGGGACCTCTGTTGTTTCGGGAGCATGGCCCCATCGTGTATTCAATTTTTGCAATTCTGATTGTTGCGAATGTCTTTACCCTTATCATTGAAATGTATGGATTGAAAGTATTTCTGAAGCTCTTGGATATCCCGAAGCAGTTTCTCTACCCGATCATCATTGTACTTGCAACCATCGGCGCATATGGATTGAACAACAGATTGTTCGACGTACTCTGTATCTTCATCTTTGCCGTGTTGGGATATGTTTTGGACAAGAATGAATTCCCATTGGCTCCACTTGTACTGGGATTTGTCATTGGCCCGATCATCGAACTGAATCTGAGAAGAGGTTTGATGTCCACCTATGGTAGTTTTGGGGCCTTCTTTACCAGACCGATTTCTGCTGTAGTGCTCGTCATGACGTTGGTTCTTCTTGTGTTCTCATCACTGAAGAGCCGAAAGAGGCAGAAAACAGCACGCACTTGA